The genomic DNA tatacatatgtatagatatgccagtcatgctcaaagatatgccaatcatgctcaagaatatgccaatcatgctcaagaatatgccatgcagGAATCTCATAaagaaatgcaagtgctcaggtgtAAATCATATAactaacatataatctggcagtcggagtcacctaacgtgacctgtacggctgcatatagagctcaaatctcaaactcaataactgaacctgcccacgagtcggaaccacctaaagtggtatgtacgacaggcctgggtgtaatacatatgtacgctctagtgctacgatcacgtgaaggctgtgcgaataatcgcgggtcacctacgagtcggaaccacctaatgtggtctgtacgacaggactgtgcacctaacttggatccaagctgagcgtgtggtgcgggaggtgaacatcacgtgaaggactgtgccctactctgggcgggagcactaacaccgggggtgcaggttatgagctctctaagcctctcaaaccactactgaaatataaacGTGAATATCGCTTACctagcacttacctgtgcgtccacagcaccaaatatgcatatgtatatgtatgtcaCTACTAgtgcatgcaatgatgcataaacgataataatatggtgcatggcataaaacaaataactctttttaatccatttctgggaatataaatgtatataggtatatacggaaaaccaaaagcccactcactgataagtggaagggtcgtagcccccctgcctcgagtgaccacgctcgtcctcggggtacgtatcacctatacacgaaataactacaaaaacgtaatttaaaagcacataaccaacttctcgtaataacttctcatacattgctcaaattggacaaatgaatataccagcgtgctctacacaacctcaggatcacaaccatatttttagaaaaaaatttcaccgccgcacgcgtCCCCACGcaccggccacgcgcaggcacgtgcctgccacgctgacggcgtcaactgacgccgtgaggaatattccgttagttctaacgaattccgtcaacggcgtcaggaatattccgtcagatttgacggaatattccgtcaccttctccagCGAGCCTCAGGCGACGTCGCCagcgccggaaactggaaaaattttctaacttcgttttctctctcgtttctcaaccattttccacgtttcttgaaccaaaatgaagccctagactagtagaacaacgttatacaagtttcaagggctaaaaatcactagatcatacctgtccacacaaaccaaaaccggccaacttcgaaccaggctatcccgacgtccaaattcgtccaacgaagtactccgaggctccttgggacaccaccaagctacctacgagcttaaaaatcccaaaaacgtgctacaataagtttgcatgaatagtactcaaatcggaGCTTGTGAAATCaacgtgaaaacgtcgaagttcttacctgaaaatggtatgatcgtgctcctctcaacctcacgagttcGACAGTGtccttggttccctcgatctgctaaggtttgagtgagttgtgtgtgtgtccgtacgtttatggtaaatgggaagaagaagaaagaagggagctcgggagagagagacagggaaagagacagagagagacagtgaaggtgagagtgtgtgtgtgtgtgcccCAGCACCTACCAACACCACACCAAGCAACCAAAAACATGacgaaaacgaactaggggcaaagttgtaatttcacacatACGTTAACATGAAttttgggacgggatgtcacaacctacccatcttaatagaatttcgtcccgaaattcaaaagaaCCAAGTaacaacccctagtggtcaaagaacaatcgaggatacaaatctctcatccgatcttctgtctcccacatAGCTTCCttgactgaatgattcctccacaaaaccttcactaagttcaccgtcttgttcctcagaaccttctccttccaatcgatgatcgtcaccagttcctcgtcatacgtcaaatctggattaatctccaacggttgaggaggtatcacgtgagatggatcagcaacataatgtcggagcatagacacgtgaaaaatgttatgcactctagccaactccggaggcaactccaacctgtaagctacctcaccaactcgttctgtgaccatgtatggtccgatgtacctgggactcaactttcccttctttccaaaccgcacgacacctctccacggtgaaagcttcagaaatacccaatctccgacctcacaCACTCTGttcgtagcatgccgatccgctaaactcttctgcctgtcctaagctgctttcaggttagacttaattacctgaacattctgagtagtctcctcgacaatctccgggcccactaaaactctctcgccaacctctgaccaacacaacggtgtgcgacaagatttaccatacaaggcctcaaatggcgtcatgccaatgctcgaatgaaaattgttgttgtaagcaaattccatcaaatctaaccgctggtgccaagcatcaccgaactgtaacaccgaagctcgcagcatatcctccaaggtctgaatagttctctctgactgtccgtctgtctgtggatgatacgccgtactgtaaagtagtctcgtgcccaaagcttcctgaaaagccacccaaaacttcgatgtaaatcgtggatcacgatccgagacaatacttactgggacaccatgatacttcacaaccttcgagataaacaactccgctaactggcccaaagaatacttctctctcactggaataaaatgtgccgatttagtgagccgatcaacaatcacccaaatgtcgtcaaagccattatgtgtacacgggagcttgtacacaaaatccatagtgatattttcccatttccacttgggaacgggaagcggctgcaacaacccaaacggtttcttcctttctgctttaacctgctgacaaacagcacacctgctcacatactcggctatctccctcttcttacccggccaataataaaatggtcgaatggtatgatacattttagtagctcttggatgcatggcgtaagctgagatatgtgcttcatcgagaatttctttctttaaatccacattattaggcacgaacattctaccctctagcatcaacatgccatccgaatcacgaactctgaggtctcgcctccttccttgatctcgagcttgaattagttcttgagtctcTCTATCCGCtacttgagcttcaagcacTCGATCAACAAGAATtggtctaacttggaaattagcaagtaacgccacttctcgatcttctgcttctaacttCACTCCCGTGGCatgcaagtccaccaaaagaggaacatGACTCGcatacaacgcattaatacggccctgtgacttcctgctaagtgcatcaaccactacgttcgcacgaccagggtgataatcaatcatgcaatcgtaatcgctgagcaactccaaccacctctgttgacgaagattaagttccttctgagtaaagagatactgaagactcttgtgatctgtaaagatcctacacttctctccgtaaagatagtgtttccacaacttcaacgcaaagatgatagcggccaactccaaatcatgtgtagggtaatccaactcatggggtttcaattgccgcgaagcataagcaatcaccctaccatgctgcatcaatacacatcccagaccattcaaggaagcatcgctataaacctcgaaatcaccactatcgtccgggagtgccaacacaggtgcatgagtgagacaatgtttcaactgctggaaactctgctcacacttatcgtcccactcaaatttaacatccttcttcattaacctcgtcagtggcaaggcaatcaccgaaaaatccttaacgaatctccgataataccccgccaaaccaaggaaacttctcacctcgatgacggttcgtggttgctcccaactctccacagctgcaaccttctgagggtccaccaaaataccctgagcagaaatgatgtgccccaaaaacgcaacttgatctaaccagaactggcacttgctaaacttagcatacaattggtgttccttcaacctcttcaacaccaaagtgagatgtcgaacatgctccgcattggacttagaatacaccagaatatcgtcgatgaagacaataacaaatctatccaagtaaggctggaacacccaattcattaaatccatgaaagcagctggtgcattcgtcaacccaaatggcataaccagaaactcgtaatgaccataacgagtcctgaacgccgtcttagggacgtcatccctactaatcttcagctgatagtacccagacctcaagtctatcttagagaaaACGCAAGCACCTCGAagttgatcaaacaaatcatcgatacaaGGCAAcagataacggtttttaatcgtcacccgattcaattgcctgtagtcaatacatagcctcaaagttccgtctttcttcctcacaaacaatactggagcgccccaaggcgaagtactaggctgaataaaccCCTTATCCAccaattcctgcaactgaactttcaattcccttaactcagcgggagccatacgataaggagtcaaagaaataggattagtacctggaagcaactcaatagtgaactccacgtctcgatctgggggtaaaccaggtaaatcctcgggaaaAACATAAGGGAAGTGAgtcaaagaaataggattagtacctggaagcaactcaatagtgaactccacgtctcgatctgggggtaaaccaggtaaatcctcgggaaaaacataagggaagtgtctgaccactctcacatcctccacTCTGCTAGGAACAGCCTCatctaacaccacatgagctaggtacccctgacaacctttagacaacaaccttttcgctcgcaaaaccgaaataacgccatgtctcaccctactctgctcacccacaaaagtaaccataggtagtccaggacggtgaaacgtaactactttcccgtaacaatcaatattggcacgatagaagtgcaaccaatccgtgcccagaatcacatcaaagtcaacaatatctaacgggataagatcagctgacAAAACAACACCCtcaactatcactggacatcctgggtacacacaatctacaacacatctctctcctctaggcataacgaactctaaatcgtaccctagaggtgtggggcgaggttgcgtcacttgaacaaatgtatgagaaatcacagaatgtgtagctccacaatcaattaagactctagcaaaataaccaagaatgtttaacgtacccataatcagatctgggttgttctgagcatcctgtaGGGAAATATTATGAAGACGCCCatggccctgctgtcgtccgccacgacctctgctcgcttgaacaccgcgaccctgagcaccacgcccctgactgggctgacccgactgtctcgaagaccctgcactactagtggcaaTTTCACCCTgttgatactgtcctccctgataccactgagaaccacctgctggagctggaggatacggcatatagctgCTAGGATACgggggatagccaccctgggaatacgggtcctggggatactgatactgtcccggggcataaggaacagcatcaccctggtagtggtaggcaccacctctaccttCCTGGCCATAACTACTCGGACCCTGAATCTGCTGAATCGGTGCAagtggtggcataaaggtctgctgcggcttctgctgctaaccctggggacaatttgcagcccgatgtcccatctgcccacacgtgaagcaaccactgctaccacgcctgcactcgccgaaatgctggttattacacctacggcaaacTGGGGCTCGGCCTCGGCCACCATCaccctgtctctggcctcgagcgcctccagcaaacctacctcctcgtccctgtccagaggcactgaagccaccactagAAGAACTCGAACTAGCACCACCCCTCTTaaagttctgagtctgacggggcccgagcgacgcttgacctttacccttgtcatctttcttctgattgtCGTCTTTCTCTTCATCACTGTCGCTCGACATGTTCTCTgagtcctcaatcctcaacaataTCTCGTAGAAATCCTGGTAGGTCTCACAGTGTGTAGTGgtcgccatcgaacgccacCTCTTCCTGGTGCCCAAACGGAAACGGCGAAGCATCTCCGCTGGATTACCAGCAACGTCAGGATGGTAGCGGGACAGATCAGTAAACTTACGATAGTACTCATTAGCCGTCATCTTCCGCTGTCTCAACTCGGTGAACTCCTGCTTCTTacgatcaatgtactcaggaggcacaaacctCCTCTTGAACAAATCCTTGAAAACGTTCCAATCAGTCCTCTGAGCTGGGGTCAACCGACGAAGCTCCTGCTCTcaccaggctgcagactccgtctccagaaaccatgaggtcgtctcgacccacctctccataggaaggctcccctgattatgcaacaCACTGAAAGTCTTCTCAATGTGCTCTAACCATCGCTCTGCGCCCTCATGCCCCTCATTACCTTTGAACTTATCCAATTTCAGactgtacatagtctccagatgagtcctctggggagaGCGAATAGCTGTCTGAATAGCGGTGACAATAGTTTCCCCCATCTGAGTAAAATCGCGGAAACTAAACTCATCTGAGCGActtggttcccgacgaggcggcataattctaacagaagacaccaaaaccattagaatactcacacaAAAGCACAGGACTGACAaacctaagctctgataccaaactgacacaccccgaccgagatcagggcgtgctggccgtcacacggaggtgatgtaaccatgtgcacgtgcggaagctaataagatagtaatataaaagtacgaataattaaaaattagcatacagagtactaaaacaagtgctagcgtaagtgagacacaagttcagagcaagtctacagcagtccaaaagaaaagatgcgacaatagtacacccaaaggtgaccctacgttggtgagtatctgtcagaaaagccgagAGAACCCTCTaggaaaccaccgaaactgctaagcaactagaacctggaggggcgcaaaacaaaagcgtgagtgggcaaaaacaaatcttttctaaaaccatttagtaaaatacattctaacccctcgccgtaaaacctgtatacttcccagaaaacaaacatatatacatatgtatagatatgccagtcatgctcaaagatatgccaatcatgctcaagaatatgccaatcatgctcaagaatatgccatgccggAATCTCATAaagaaatgcaagtgctcaggtgtAAATCATATAactaacatataatctggcagccggagtcacctaacgtgacctgtacggctgcatatagagctcaaatctcaaactcaataactgaacctgcccacgagtcggaaccacctaaagtggtatgtacgacaggcctgggtgtaatacatatgtacgctctagtgctacgatcacgtgaaggctgtgcgaataatcgcgggtcacctacgagtcggaaccacctaatgtggtctgtacgacaggactgtgcacctaacttggatccaagctgaccgtgtggtgcaggaggtgaacatcacgtgaaggactgtgccctactctgggcgggagcactaacaccgggggtgcaggttatgagctctctaagcctctcaaaccactactgaaatataaacGTGAATATCGCTTACCTGGCACATAcatgtgcgtccacagcaccaaatatgcatatgtatatgtatgtcaCTACTAgtgcatgcaatgatgcataaacgataataatatggtgcatggcataaaacaaataactctttttaatcaatttctgggaatataaatgtatataggtatatacggaaaaccaaaagcccactcactgataagtggaagggtcgtagcccccctgcctcgagtgaccacgctcgtcctcggggtacgtatcacctatacgcgaaataactacaaaaacgttaatttaaaagcacataaccaacttctcgtaataacttctcatacattgctcaaattggacaaatgaacataccaacgtgctctacacaacctcaggatcacaaccatatttttagaaaaaattttcaccgCCGCACACGCCCCCACgcgtaggcacgtgcctggcacgctgacggcgtcaactgacgccgtgaggaatattccgttagttctaacgaattccgtcaacggcgtcaggaatattccgtcagatttgacggaatattccgtcaccttctccggcgagcctccggcgatgtcgccggcgccggaaactggaaaatttttctaacttcgttttctctctcgtttctcaaccattttccacGTTTCTTGAACGAAAatgaagccctagactagtagaacaacatTATACAAGTTTCAAGGGCTAAAAAtcactagatcatacctgtccacacaaaccaaaaccggccaacttcgaaccaggctatcccgacgtccaaattcgtccaacgaagtactacgaggctccttgggacaccaccaagctacctacgagcttaaaaatcccaaaaacgtgctacaataagtttgcatgaatagtactcaaatcggaGCTTGTGAAATCaacgtgaaaacgtcgaagtttttacctgaaaatggtatgatcgtgctcctctcaacctcacgagttcGACAGTGtccttggttccctcgatctgctaaggtttgAGTGAATTGTGTGTGTGTCCATACGTTTATGGTaaatgggaagaagaagaaagaagggagctcgagagagagagacagtgaagGTGAGAGTGTGGCCCAGCACctgccaacaccacaccaagcaaccaaaaacatgacgaaaacgaactaggggcaaagttgtaatttcacacatACGTTAACATGAAttttgggacgggatgtcacatttgcCCTTCAATTGTCACGATGAAATATCAATTTTTCGTAGACCATAGtgttcttcaatttatttgaactcaattagatgcctcaaatatttccgatttggctaatattttgcaaggatgatttatgaggtgcaacttgaaaaatagacaggTCGGATTGTTGGAATTTTATGTCATTTGggccccacaactaatccttattttctaaaaaaatggagATTCCTTCCCTTAAATACTCTGTACATATGACGTGGCATTTAAATACTAAAACAATTTAGAAGtgatttgataactatttttatttttatttttgtttttgcttttttgaAGATTGAAGATTTATTTAGTAATATTCTtagttcaaaaactaaaaaccaaaaacttaaaTGCATTTTTTTAGTTAACAAAATTTGgcttggtaaaaaaaattgaaaattaaaatggttatcaaacataTGTTtccttaattattttaattgatattCATATGAGGGACATGACCTAAACTCGATATCcttgaaaaacatatgaatctACTACCAAAATATTTCCGCAAACGTTTATGTATTACATACTATTCAATTTTCCCGTACCCCATGTGTGAAGATTTTGTAACTTTAGTAGGAAAATATATCTTcacacggtttttttttttcctaataaatAATAGAATATCTACATTAATTTATGAGGTGAGGAGGGTGATTCGAATATGAAATCAGTAACTTTTATAACTGTTCTAGTCTTCCATATAAAAACAACGGAAGAAAACTTGTAGCATGTTATTTTATGTAGTACGTAACAATTATGG from Pyrus communis chromosome 17, drPyrComm1.1, whole genome shotgun sequence includes the following:
- the LOC137721963 gene encoding uncharacterized protein — encoded protein: MGETIVTAIQTAIRSPQRTHLETMYSLKLDKFKGNEGHEGAERWLEHIEKTFSVLHNQGSLPMERWVETTSWFLETESAAWRFVPPEYIDRKKQEFTELRQRKMTANEYYRKFTDLSRYHPDVAGNPAEMLRRFRLGTRKRWRSMATTTHCETYQDFYEILLRIEDSENMSSDSDEEKDDNQKKDDKGKGQASLGPRQTQNFKRGGASSSSSSGGFSASGQGRGGRFAGGARGQRQGDGGRGRAPVCRRCNNQHFGECRRGSSGCFTCGQMGHRAANCPQG